GATACGAATCGGCAGCGCAACTACTAATCACTCTAGGCGATAATCCCGAAAGGCTTAGTTCTGAATCGAGTTTCGCCGCTTTATGTGGTGTCAGTCCAATTCCTGCATGATCAGGAAAAACAAATCGGCATAGATTAAATAGAGGTGGAGACCGCGCTGCAAATAGTGCACTTCACATAATTGCCATAGGAAGACTTCGAACTGAAGAACGTTCACAAACCTATATCAAGAAGCGCACGGCTGATGGCTTATCGAAAATGGAAGCATTGAGATGCTTGAAAAGATACATAGCTCGCGAAATCTACTATCTATTAAGAAATAGAAACGCGTCTATAAATGCTATTCAAATTACTACTTGACTCTTAGAAGGGCATCAGAGGAAGCCAATATACCAGCGGTGATTATCAGCGTCTGCTCAAACGCAATCAGCTAATCAGCAGTATGAGTGCAGTTGGACATTGTGGTGATAATGCGGCCTGTGAGGGTTTCTTTGGAATGTTAAAGCGTGAACGGGTAAACCATCGGCGCTATCGAACACGAGATGAAGCAAGAGCGGATCTGTTTGATTACATTGAAAGGTTCCATAACCCGAGAATGCGACGTAGACTAGCGAATCAAGACAAGAAGTTTAAGTCTTTATAAAACTGTCCGTAGAAACGGGGTAGAACCCGAGGTATCCCCACAAATAAATCAGGCAAATCAATAAATTAATTCGCAAAGGAAGGAACATTCATGGCATTTGGTGATCTGATCAATCGCCAAACATCACAAACCCCAAACGGATACGCCATGAATGTACCCCAGATTTTGAATAAAACCATCACACTTGTCACCCCCAGTATGCATGTCACTAGAAGAAAATCACCGCTCGCTTGCATGACCAGCATATTGCATGGAGCAAATGCGACAGTGACAAGTATTGGTCGTGGAATTTCATCCTCTGCTGGAGAAAAACATAACATTAAACGTGCTGACAGGCTGCTTTCAAATAGCCACTTATACATTGAGTTATCCGGGATTTATGGTTTCATGGGAAGGCTTTTTACGGCGGCTCTTTCTACTCCGGTTATTCATGTCGATTGGTCTGACCTCGATGAATATAAACGACATTTTCTTCTTAGAGCTTCATTAGCATTTGAGGGACGAAGCATTACTCTATATGAAGAAGTGCATGATATTGGAACCAAGGAAAAACCAGCAACACATCGCCATTTTCTGGATGTGCTTAAATCCATTCTTCCACCGGGTTCAACGCCTGTTATTGTCACCGATGCAGGGTTTAAAACGCCTTGGTTTAATACCGTGTTATCACTGGGATGGCATTTTGTTGGACGAGCAAGAAAACCCAACTTTTTCCATATAAACGATGAAAACTGGCAATGTATCACTTCCCTTTATCCTGCTGCGACATCGTGTCCTAAAACCTTTGCTGGACAGTTGTGTCGGAGCAGTCCAATGGATGTACGATTCGTTTTATATAAACAAAATCCCAAGGGGCGTCATAAGCTTAACCGCTCCGGCACCTCCTGTCTTAAAGGCCCATCCCAAAAGGGCGCTAAACGAAACCGTGAACCATGGTTATTGGTGACGTCGTTACCAGATAAAAGTCATTTGGGTAAACGTGTGGTGAAAATATATCAAACCCGAATGCAGATTGAAGAAACGTTTCGGGATATGAAGAGCCCACGTTTTGCCTTGGGATTTAGCAATAATCTGAGCAAAGACACACGGCGTTTACGCATTCTGGTGTTGCTCACCACTCTGGCCCATCTCGTTGCTACGCTGACGGGGTGGACGGTAAAAATGGCCAATAAGCATCGTCGTTATCAAGCCAATAGCCTAAAAAATAGAGACGTATTGAAACTAAAACTAGCGGAAGTGAATTATGTTCCCATTTAAATTTGTGGGGATCCCTCAGGGTAGAACCCAAAAATGATTCGGTCATCGAAGCCGTTTAGCTGTTTTTCACTAACAGCAGTTCAAAGCTGCTTTTTCGATCTCGAGGAACCTCAAGTGCAATTTCACTATGGACACTACGAACAGATTTGGAGAACCTACCAGTACAGGAGTTACAGGCATTTTTTCCGGTAGGTTCATTTTTAGAATAACCAAGATGCTGTTCCATCCAGCTTCTAGGGCTCTTTCTACAACTTTCTTGGTGAGTTGTTTTAATAATCCTGATTCGCCCAAAATATCTTTTGGTGAATCACAACTTTCAAGCAATTAATCGATTAGTTTGTCTAAAATTGGCATTCTTACTTCCTACTACTTCATTTAACAGAATGTCAGTACACAACTCTTTTTCCATTCAAGAATGAGCCAGATCAAGCAACCTGACTCAAGAGAACACCTTGAAAGAGCCTATGTAGCTAAGCTTTAAATTGTAGAAGTTAACTTATGAGTTAGCCGCCAATCGAACCAACCCCACTATCCCCTCCTCAAAATCTAGCTTTAGCTCATCTTGCCTAAGCTGAAGCTCGTAGGCGGCTTCAAGGTAGGGATTGGAAAACCCGATAATAATTAATTTTGGGAGTGAAGCTTGAAAGATATTCCCTTCAGGAGCGCTTTCTAAACAAAGTTCTTCTTGCATTTCACTGAGAGAAATAGAAAGTTTGCTATCTATTGATGATATTTGTTTGACAAACCATGGTTGTGGTTTTGTATTATTGCCGTTAGCCATAATTACCTCTGCTTAGGTTGTTGTGGTTAGTCAGGTAGTTGGGCTGCAACCCTTCTATCTGGCGTTAAAAATTCTTCGTTGTCTGATGTATTTTAAAAATCTGTCAGCAGCTTCTCGAAAGCGCTGCCGTCTTTTCTCGTTAAATTGGGAACGTATCGAGAATAAACTCGAAATAGCATTGCTGTACTTGTATGCCCTAATTGCTTAGCGATCCATTCAGGACTCTCCCCTGCTGCCAACCACAATGTTGCTGTGGTATGTCTGCTTTGATAAGGATTCCTTTCTAGTATGTTCAGTCGCCTTAAAAGTGGATACCAAACTCGTTTAGTGACGTTCCTATGCTGCAAGGGCGTCCCTGTGGCGCTACAGAACACGAAACCAGATCGATTAGCCGTCATTGCTCTTTGGGCTTTTAAAGCCTCTATTACGGGCTCTGAC
Above is a window of Paraneptunicella aestuarii DNA encoding:
- a CDS encoding IS4 family transposase, which translates into the protein MAFGDLINRQTSQTPNGYAMNVPQILNKTITLVTPSMHVTRRKSPLACMTSILHGANATVTSIGRGISSSAGEKHNIKRADRLLSNSHLYIELSGIYGFMGRLFTAALSTPVIHVDWSDLDEYKRHFLLRASLAFEGRSITLYEEVHDIGTKEKPATHRHFLDVLKSILPPGSTPVIVTDAGFKTPWFNTVLSLGWHFVGRARKPNFFHINDENWQCITSLYPAATSCPKTFAGQLCRSSPMDVRFVLYKQNPKGRHKLNRSGTSCLKGPSQKGAKRNREPWLLVTSLPDKSHLGKRVVKIYQTRMQIEETFRDMKSPRFALGFSNNLSKDTRRLRILVLLTTLAHLVATLTGWTVKMANKHRRYQANSLKNRDVLKLKLAEVNYVPI